Part of the Porites lutea chromosome 14, jaPorLute2.1, whole genome shotgun sequence genome, AAGTAAAGGCCTCCACAGAATGGGATAAcaatcatgctgccatccaggGAAGACTGCATTATTTAGCAAAACCTGGCAAGGCAGGATCCTGGTCGGCTAAATTCAATAACCTTGACCAATGGCTCCAAATTGACCTGGATAGTCGATACACCAAAATAACTGGTCTAGCAACGCAAGGCAGAAATGCTTATACGCAGTGGGTTACTAAATACAAAGTACAGTACAGCGACGACGGTGCAAACTTTCAGTACTACTCGGAGCAAGGCGTAATAAAGGTAGTTTATCGTTTATAAAACTTAGATGCCCGCTATACTTCGGTCATCagttcttcatcatcatcattatcatcatcatcatcatcatcatcatcatcatcatcatcatcatcatcatcatcatcaacaacaacatcatcatcatcgtcatcatcatcacatatTTCGTTCGCGTTAACAAAATGTAAGCAAGAAATGTAGCGCTTTATTTTCATAAGACACCACAACGCCTATAAAAGATAACAACTAGAGTTTTTTGTGTTGCTCTGTATGTGCGGCTGGGCCAGTTCAAGGTTATCAAAGCAAAAAATCAAGATTCGTTTTCTGAAACGACAGAAAGCTTAATTAGCAGACAACGCATAGGGTTCTTTACTTAATATAGTTTCTATAATATGAAGACTGCAACGCAGTGCTCTTCAGTGAAGTACTCAGTGTTGggttgttgaaaaaatattgagTATAATAACTCAATGTTTTATCCGTCTGTGAATTTCAGCCTTAAGTAAACTCCACAAATAAAATGTCCACGTCCTTTCGTTTAACACTGACACATCTTTGACAAACCTCGCATTGTTACACATCATTCCcattattaaccctttaagccccaatatccacatacaaattctccaaactggtctctatacatttccttaaagacttggttgagagaatttgttcccTGATCAAAGCTTCTCACACCTGATGACGATTTTATTAATTCTTACAACATTTTATTTcgattatgtattgatattgttaggagagaATTGactttggtcactcttgggacttcaGGGGTTAATTTTCAGAAGGCATTTACAACCGCATTTGGTGTTTTATGTTTAGGAGTTTGTTGGAAACACTAACCAAGAAACTGTAGTCAAGCACGATCTCAACGAAAGCTTTAGGGCACGGTACATCCGTTTTCGACCAACAGGCTGGTACAGACATATATCCATGAGAGTGGAAGTCTATGGGTGCAGTGGTAAtgtatttgtcaaaaatttCGTTTGTTCCAGCCGCATTTCTCTTATTCCCGATCTATTTTTTGTAAAGACCTTTCTTCAGTCTtccagttttgtttcttttaaaaatgtttctaTCAGTACTAGTGAATCTCAGTTCCATTTATTCATGCTTTCCTTATTTTCTGTGACTTCTTTTATCATCTCCTTTTCATCCTCGCTAtcgatttttcttcttttctttggaCTTCTGAGAATAAGACTAGAGagattttctttatgaattatcaATGAGTATTTACACTTCATTAAAGAATGCAACGAGCCTCTCGGCATGGAAAACGGTGCTATATCAGATGGGCAAGTAAAGGCCTCCACAGAGTGGGATAAGAATCACGCTGCCATCCAGGGAAGACTGAATTATTTAGCAAAACCTGGCAAGGCAGGATCCTGGTCGGCTAGACATAATAACCTCGACCAATGGCTCCAAATTGACCTTGGTAATCAGGACACCGCAATAACTGGTCTAGCATCACAGGGAAGGAATGCTTATGGACAGTGGGTTACTAAATACAAAGTGCAGTACAGCGATAATGGTGCAAACTTTCAATACTACACAGAACAAGGTGTAATTAAGGTAGTTTATCATTTAAAGTAGATAACTTAGATGCCCACTGTACTTCTGTCATCATTTCTAAATAatattatcgtcatcatcaccatcaacaTAATCACCGTCAATATCATCACATTCACCATGTATCTCCTTTGCCTCAAagaaatatatttacaatgtatacaaaaaaattatgtagcTTTGTGTTTCCTCAAAAAACCACAAAGCGTATAAAAAATACCACCAAGAAGTTTAACATGTGTGCTGTGCACAGCTTGGCCAGTTAAGGATTACCTTAGCAaaaattctaacttttttttttctaaaatgtaAGAAGGCTTAGTTAACAGGTATCTGATAGGTTTTTTTACTTAATATAGTGGTGTCCATAAAATGAGTACTACAACCTAGTGCTTTTCAAGGAAGTATGTTGTCTTGGCTTTCAGATAAAATGTCTGAGATAACTGAGATTTTACTAATTTTTGAAAGGCATTTACAACTGCAGTTGTTGTTTTATGTTCAGGAGTTTCTTGGAAATACAGACCAGGATACTGTAGTTAAGCACAGGTTCAGTGAAGGAATTAGGGCACGTTACATCCGGTTTCATCCAACAGGCTGGCACAATCATATATCCATGAGAGTGGAAGTCTATGGGTGCAAAGGTAACATTGTTGGGTAGaagaatttgttgaaaacttAGTTTATAATATGccagaagaaaagaagaaccaGAAAAAACAATACCTTCCTGTAGTTTGACCTTCcatctttaatttaattttaattttgagtttgtcaatatttatattattaaataaattttttttacctttagaCTTGGTTAAATTTCAAATTAACTATAAGCCCTTTGTATAATTTGCTTTACCATGTTGTCAATTAACAAGCCACAAAGTTCAAAATATGGCACTAGAAAAACCAGAAGTTAAATTAACAGCATCCCTGTAGTGCAAATTTTAAGCAACTGACAACAATTGGCAAAAAAGCCTTGCCAAGTGAACAGGAGTCTGTCTGCTGGAGAACTCAGCTCTGATAATgatactaaataaataaaataacgaTTTGGAGGAACACATTCACAaggtggttcttcgtctacctgatcctggttgaattggaatttgaaaatattgttttttgagGAAAGGGGAAAATAGGAATACCCAGAGGAAAACCTCTCAGAgaaagggagagaaccaacaacaaactcaacccacatacaTATGGTGTTGAcaccgggatttgaacccaggtCACTTTGGTGGGAggtgagtgctctcaccactgtgccacccttgctcctcaCTGATAGTAAACAAATGGCTGACTTTGTGACCACAAAATCTCGACAAGATGGCAAtgcccgagggggggggggggggtggggggcctgggcacgcttggaattgactgagcatTATTCATAATATTGGCATTTATTTAATATTCCACCTTATTCCCCGATTGAGAAGGTTTATTATAAAGGCACTATCCTTTTAAATTTTAAGGCCGTTAAATGCCATAGGATTTTCCTAATATGTCTCATAATATAAACGCTTACCTTAGCTGCCTTCGGATGTTGGTATCGGTAGAGCGGTACCTTGAATCAGCTGGGCGTTTCCCCATCACTTTCTTCAAAGGAACAAGTTGTTGAGGTCGCAAAATAGCAGTTTTTTACGACTATCTAAGCACTGCCTTTTCTTGGCGAACAGTAGAATATTCCAAAAACGCAGTACAAGACCAGCAAGTCGTGCCAttgctaaacacaaaattctccAACAACGACTCGATTCGGCGCGGCCATTATAGGTTTTACATGACGTACCTACCTGTTAGATGAGAGATGCCGCTGTGCGGAAAACTACAGCCCCCGAAAtgcgaaatgatccccaattgTTTCCCCAATTAATTTTAGGAATGGAATGGTATTCCGCCCCCGGGATTCCGCCACGGAATTATTACAAGTTTGTTGCAGCGTTTACGTTCTTGAATCGAATCAGTACAGTTTATGTGATTTTTAGCTCTTGTGTCATCTAATCGTCTTTGTGTCCCCTCATGTGTTGCATCTTTAACATCATTATAAATTTTCGATCGTATGGAAAATCTCACAGGGGAAAATTTAATTCAAGTATTTTCAAAAGGCTAACAAAAGTTACATCTTAAACAGTATAAATTATCTGAAggaatgtctgaaattcaggctaagtaTTGGACAACTATAGCTTGCGATAATCGGAAGGCTGGTGCTCATAGCTTACTAAACAATATTAAAAGAATCCTCCGACAACTTCAAAAGAACGAACTGAGAGACCGATAAAGGCCTGTTGGCTTTTTTTGTCATGTGAAAGGCTGTAAAcccttttcattttatttctagCTATTTCATGTCCTGCGCTTTTCGTGACTTTCGCCGATCCTCCGAGTGGTATGTGCTCCAGTGCTGATTTAAGCTACCAGACCAGCTGTTCCTTCAAATGCATGGCTGGGTACCAGCTGAAAGGCTCTGAGGTGCGTGTCTGTCAACTCGACAAGACATGGTCTGGAACCCCATCGACTTGTGAAGGTAATCGACATATATAAATCTAATATAAATCGATAAGTGTCATAAATGTCTAAACCGTTGCTATGAGCACCACCCTAGGCATTATCCTCGATCTGTTCACTAATCTTATAAGTGTGTATTGCCAAAACTAATCGTATAACATAAGCAAAGACAGATCACTAATGAATGACGAGATAACAAAAAGTTGCTTCTTTTAATTCATTAGCTAAGTAGACAACTCACATTTGCAGCATCTACTTAGATCCCATCGGCATCCCTTTACAAAACGAGGCTGCAAAATTGTTCCATAAAATGGGGGTTGGTGGTATCCCCGATTAAGAGATCCGAATGGGTTCCAAAAGCTCTGTGCCGGTAAATTTAAAGAAGTTATTGGTGATAAAAGAAATATTCCTCTGTAATATCATGGCCTAACAGCCGAATCTTTTTGTTTCACGCAAATTAGTTTAATTGTTTTCATTCTTAGCAATTCGCTGTCCTCCACTTCCGTCCGTAAGGTACGCAACAGTGATTCCAAGTAATTGTGACGACCAGTCAATGAGATTTTCCTCAGTCTGCACATTTTCATGTCCTGATGGCTTTACTACCGATGTTACTGCACCCCAGACAGTTTCGAGATCTTTAACGTGTCAGCTGAATGGCGAATGGGACGCTCAAGCTCCTCAATGCCATGGTAAGCGTTTTCCAGTCCCCTTTGTGTTTGAGGCAggagcaacttccatgcgctcgtgtcacggtgttttcacggaccagtttatttttagaacgtttttgaagcaaattttgaatatatattaaattccacaaaccagtgAGCAAAATCtatacagacctaaaaatgatattttttgcggtttaataacgtttagttttcctttttgatatcttatacttcgaatacGCTCATAGACATGCTGAAGATTTTATTCTCGCAGGAAAAAGTGCCTTAAATTATGTCTAACAATAAAATGatccgtgaaaacgccgtgacataggcctagcaTGGCCGTGTCTTGCTCCGGCTTTGGGTTTCTGTTTGAGGTTTTCTTTCGAGGCACACTGACATTCATTGGATACCAAAATTGGAAAATTGGATAGTACTATTCAAATCAGTTATCCGCGCTTgaaatttaaaagcaaaactttcttcatttttttggtttattatATAATCAATTCTTTTGCTTGTTCAGTAAGAAATGCTAGAAACAGTGCAAGGCCAACCTGTTTTACAGGCACGTCCCCTTTGTAAATATGAGAAAAGGGCTTGATATCAATGGATTTGAAACTTCCAGCCGGTGCTTCAAACTATAAATGGACATggacaattaaaactttaaaaaaaagttcatgTAATAAACGCTGGCACCAGTTTGATTCAAACAAGGAAAGGTAAGCAAACAGAACTTCATTCAccactaattaattaatttcaataAAAGACTTCATTTGTTTATGAAATCAGGaccatttttattttagttcatgtGATTATCCATTAACTTTAAGCACAGACTGTAGCCTGCGTAACATGGTGGTTTTGGTTGGGCCGGTAAAGTAATAAAGGTGGGCTAAGGCGCAGAGAAACCGCAAGGAGATTGGGGCCGGAGCAACGAAAAAACTCTCTATCTTTTTCTTCAAATCAGTGAGGGAGTGCACCCGCGTGCGAGTGTTAAGCGGCGAAGCAGCGAGATGCTAGAAAATTgggcggcagcccgagaagTCAGTCACGCGCGTGTTTATTTTCGAATCTCGCGCGTTTCCCTCAAATGACTGAGAAAAACTGGTCAAAGTAGCGACTGCCCCTGGTCTACTCTGAGCAATGTTATTGATTGTTTTTAGAATCTAGGCTGTCAACTTACAAGTCAAGTAGAATTTAAGACGTAGTATACATTTTAGCCACATCCTTTAATGTCCTTTGTTTGCAGAACCGCCTTTTTCGCATCTAAATATATTTACGAAATAAATTTTTCTAATTTATAGATTATCGGTCCCCAACGTTATCGTGTCCTGGACCTATCATAATAGGTCATACAACCAAAGGAAAAGCGACAGGAAAGGTATCATGGAATATCCAGGTGACAGACAACTCTGTAATTGTGGATCCCAATGCGAAGATAACTGTAACTTCAACTCATCAGTCTTCTCAACAATTTCCTATTGGTGCGACTGATGTTCAGGTTACTGCTAGTGACAGCACAGGAAATACAGCAACATGCAGTTTTAGCGTTAGAATTGAAGGTTAATAGATATAAAGagaaaaagttcaaaatcaatttaacattaacacttacttctaagttaacattaacacttacttctcacatagggcaaaatgatggctttggggaggggtaggtgggcagtttcccagaaacctagaTTGATCCAAACTTCAGGCCTCGTCCAGtggtatccggatatttttgaaaatggatatttttttctccaattttGAAAAAGGGTAGCTTCTCTTACTGGGCATGCCCTGTATGACGTATGATATTATCGTATTCGAAAAACTCCCTGTATACACGAAAACGATAAGCTGGCGTTTTCGAAAACACTACTCTGGGGACTGTTTTCAAAACCCCATTTAATTCCGATTCCCGTTTAATCGGAAGGCTAAAAccgagaaaaataaataaataataataacaataatgataataataataatgataataaatatccggatacgtgggCCTGAGAGTCTTCGGCGAGTGATTTCAACCTTCTCTTGTgttcttaaaacataaatattttCTTCGGGGTAGGACTTTACAAAGTTAAATTGCTAACCTAAAAACTATACAATATTCATTACTCAATTGAGGGACGACCGGTGATTATGTATCGAGAACGGAGCACTTACGAGATCTTACGTGTTGTACGGATCGTTAATGCGTGGAATAACTTGCCTAAAGATGTTGTACACGCAGGATCGCCGACTTTATTTCGCAACAGATTAAGGGTCTATGTGAACATTGATTAATACGTTTGTAAATAGTTTCAATTATGATATGCACTTGATGttttttactctattttttaggttttatatttttctctctgtttataATGTTTTAGATTCtagattttatctttttatcttttattttgggGAATCTTTTACTAGGGTTAGCTTCTAGATATCCCCTTTCGAGAGATATTTTGTAACTTTAGTTTTTATCTCTTGAATAAAGTATTGTATAGTATAGTATTGTTACtcgaaaattgaaaaatgcACCTAAAAAGGGTCGGCAGGGAGAGTAAAGAGAGACTACTCGTTGTCTACTTTTTGCCTAAAGTACCTACTATTTACTAAGTGCGTGGTGTTGTGAGTAGCGAGCCACCGTTTGGAACAAAAACGAAACAATTGGCAACttctttgtaataaaaagtttaCTCATGTTTAAAGGAACGGGGAAGAAGTAGTTAAACCCTGTTAGACACTGTTCCATAAAATGATATAGCAGCCTTAACAAACGGAATAAAAATTCCCATCGGTCCACGCGCACTTCCTTTTTATCTTCTCCCAAACCACCCGcgcgttttccttttttttcccctcCTCTTTCCAAACTTCCTACAACACAAAAAGGCCTCTGTGGGGAAGAGAGTAGTATGCGCATACCCTTTGTCTCCTACGATCGATATCTTGACCTTTTCTTTTACAATGTCATTTTACTTTAGATATTGAACCACCTATCATCAAGCAGTGTCCAGGAGATATTGTCCGAGAAGAGGAAAAGCCAGAAGTCCGAGTACACTGGACGAGACCAGTTTTCTCCGACAATTCGGGAAGTGTCACGCTCTCTTCAAACAGACAAATAGGAGAATTATTTGCTGTCCCCGGCACATATCAAATTGTGTATACCGCAAACGACCCGTCAAATAATGAGaacaaaaattgttcattcAGGATAACACTGAAAAGTAAGATTTACTCATACTTAAGTTACCAAATTTTCAGCACTGTTTCACGAACTGCTACACTAATAATCATATACAGACTTTTAGTTGCCAGTCAGTTTCACTTTTCTATCTGAGTAGTTTTAGTGCAAAAAGTTTCATGGCATTGAGACTATTTTGAAAACAGGAAATAACACATTTGATATTTTTAACACAAGACATGTTATTAAGGCAGTTCTTCTGCTAAGACCAGTTACAAGCAGAAACCAGAATAATAGATACGGCGATAATAATGTAAGTGTAAAAAATAGGTAATAAGTGCCTAAAGATAAATACATTTATTAAACAACGTAAAAATATCAACAAGAAATCTAAGAAACAATGCATATTTTAAAGAAAGGTTGGAATTGAAGTGCTGTAATTGCCAAGTCGGCCTACCTTTGTCGTTTCCAATGAGGGGCGGAAGCAAAGGGAGGGTCTACGGCCTAGAAAAACTAATGTATAACGCAAATGGAGGATGAAAGTAATTGGCTTCAACTAGGTGGACAAGCTGGACCCCCTCAAACAAAAATACCTTGATCCGACCCTGAAGAGgcgatttacttttgtttcaCATCTTGATTCAGTTGGAAAATGGTAGTGGTCGGTCAATTGTTTCATCCACATTAGTCGGACAGAACCAAGCTaacattgttgtttttctctatACCCAAACTTTCAATGTTTTAAACCTTTACGCAAAAAAATCAAGGGAAACAAGTTTTGTTGTATTTTCTTGCAGAAAAAACGTGTCCTTTATACCCGCCTCCTAGAAACGGAGCCCTAGCGTGCGTTAGTAAGGGTGGTGATGATACTTGTGCGGTCATGTGTCAGACTGGTACTGACTTTGAGTTTAGCGTCCCATTACTGTACTTCTGCTCAGCTGGACAGTGGAGTTTCTATTCGCTCCCCGGCGCGTCTTATGATTCGACTTTACCCTGGCCAAACTGTACTGGTAAGAGCTCTTAATAGTTCTTTTTTCCAGTCCTCTTGAGTAGCCTGTGCAAGGCAGTGAAGACGAGCGAAAAGAGCGACTGGCAGTAAAAAAGCGAGCGAATGAGCGAGCGAGCAAAAATATCCTCGTCTTTCCCAAGCCCCTACCAGGTCTTGCGGAATTTTTTCGATCCGCTTTCGCCACTATCTTGCAACCTGGAACGGACTACCTCTTGAGAGCTTAGGTTTTTAGAATTACCACCTTATGCAGTACCAATATATGCACTGAAGCACTAGTAAGTACCAATTAATTGGGGTGTCCCATTTTGGTCTTATACACAGGTCTACTTATCGTATTGAAAAGCAGATCAAGATATGTCCGATCTGTTAAGTCATACTACAAATCAAGACTCTTGAAGTTTCAATAGCAACAAACCTATAGGAGATTTACAATCTTGGGAAATTTGTACTTTACACTTTTGCTCGAACACACGATGTGATATCGAAACgtaacttttaaaatatgaCAAATAACATGATGACTAACATATATGGCTGACAAATTTCAGGCCCACAATTTCTGTTTATACCGTGTCTAGATGactcaatttttttaattcctttttttttatctaatatGGTTCATCTTTATCAATGCGTTCATCATTTTGGCAGTtcattcatttctttgtttggGTTTGTGCCACTAAAATCAGTATTTTAAAGtaagctaaaagttttttttctgtttaagaCAATAACAGATGGCTATAAGGTCTTTTTAAGTTACAGTTATATAAGATCCGGAATAACCATGTGAGAAAGCCAGATGCCATTGTTTTAAAGTTCTTTTGGAATGAGacctttccattttctttttcttttttttaatgcagCTGGGGTGAATCCATCGTCATCGATAAAGTTGTGGAGCCAGCAATATCACTACTTTGATGGAGATGCGCATGATCTTAACATCCAAGCCTCCATCAAAGACAAATTCTACCAGTTGTTGACGTCGCCCTATGTTCCTCCTTTCTTTTGCCTGTTTGACCCCGAATGCTTGAAGAATATCTTTGTTTCCCCTGGAATTAAAGGTAAATCTCAAATCCTGCCAGCCATACAACCACTGAGACCTGCCTTGATTAGGACAAGTATGTGGAAACCAAACTAAACCATTGATATAATAGTGATCACCCCATCCTCCTGGATTGTACCACATAGCACCATAGGCTCCTAACAAAGCACCGCTCACACTGCAAACAGAGGCTCGTATTACTGTAGCATTACGAACTTTCTAGTTTAGGTGATGAATTGGTCAGTGCAAAGAGACTCAAAGCAGAATTTTTTGAAGCGTTGTAATTTATTCATCTAATGCTTTGTAAAAAGTAAACTGAGGTGAAGGAGTTATATTTTTACTCACCTTTTTCTGTATTTGTTTTCCCTTAATAACAGGTTGATTCCAGTCGTGGTTTTGAAGCAAACTGAAGAGAATAAAGGTCGCTAACGGCGCACTTTAATAATCAAGAGCTTTGATACAAGCCTGTATAACCCTTGGTATAGTCAATAAACTAACACTGAAATATTATCAGCTGTGATTATTTATTGCCTGCCTAAGAGTATGTTCAGGGTAGAGAGAGAGGAAGCTGCTTAGACGGTGTCACGTTGATACCAATACTACTGGTGATTTGGGAACAGGAATACCCATACAAGGATACCCAAATCACTGTGACAGCGGATTAAAAATAGGTGAAATCAAATCAGCTGTGCACAATTGCAATGATTTTATCCTgagtttttttgcaaaatgaTCCTTTGAATGTCGCATTGATcactaaatgttttaaaatttgaaattagcCAGAAATCTGCTCCGTTGACTACTGACTAATAATTTGCAAGGGCCTCTCTTTAAGTCAAAAGGTGATTGTAAGTCGATCCCCTTTTCTCTATAGCCTCAAATAACTCAGAACAGAGAAATATTCTAGCCCTTTTTCATTGATCTTGATTAATCTTTTATCTTTATCAAAAACTATGATTAAGTGTTTTAAGAACGCAGTAATTTAGGAtgggtgttgttgttgttattttttttttctttcactctcTCCTCCCATTGTAGAGGTTTTTTGACTTGATCCCCCCCCTGTTCTTCTTTTTTAACACCCTCCTCTAATAAGAACAGCTACTGTTTTTTTTCACCGTCtttcaaagttttaaagaaCGATATTATATTATAGTCGGTATAGATGATTACAATTATTTTCTGGGAGGCAGTTTATCTTctttggggagttattttttcgggtcggggggggggggggggtgagtcCCGCCTTTTTACccagccattttctttttcattcagCTGGGAGAATTTTGTCCCCAGGCTCCTCTCATTTTTGTACATCATAATTAGTACAGCAACTGGTTTTTTACCTTCTTTCAGGGTTTTGAAGAACGAACGTTTAAATGAAATTGCATACAATCTCTCTCGCTTttccgctttttttttttacaaggaagCGGTGGCAAATGAGCGTACCGCCGACCTCAAGTTTTTCAGCTGAATTATAATCATGACTTACCGACGTAAAATATGGTTGTTTTacctttttcattgtttttaagtGCAAATCGATCCGTTACCAAAGAGTTCATTGGTAAAATCAGCTGTGAATGCGCAAAGAACAATAAATTGTTAATAGTAAAATGACCTTTTACTTGGACGAATTAATGTTGTGAAATGCAGAGGAAATGTACTTTGAGCTAAAATAACTTAAGAAAACGCTGAAATCTTAATTACTTACACGACCAGTTGATGTGAGGTTATAAATTCAATTTTATAGGAAGCTCGTAGTGCACTAGAAATCAGCTTGAATATAAAAAAGGCAGCTTTACTCTGATT contains:
- the LOC140924053 gene encoding lactadherin-like, producing MFNRKLAFLTFLLHSFSVSYCNQCNDALGMESGTISDAQVKASTEWDNNHAAIQGRLHYLAKPGKAGSWSAKFNNLDQWLQIDLGSRYTKITGLATQGRNAYTQWVTKYKVQYSDDGVNFQYYSEQGVIKEFVGNTNQETVVKHELNESFRARYIRFRPTGWYRHISLRVEVYGCSECNDALGMEDGAISDAQVKASTEWDNNHAAIQGRLHYLAKPGKAGSWSAKFNNLDQWLQIDLDSRYTKITGLATQGRNAYTQWVTKYKVQYSDDGANFQYYSEQGVIKEFVGNTNQETVVKHDLNESFRARYIRFRPTGWYRHISMRVEVYGCSECNEPLGMENGAISDGQVKASTEWDKNHAAIQGRLNYLAKPGKAGSWSARHNNLDQWLQIDLGNQDTAITGLASQGRNAYGQWVTKYKVQYSDNGANFQYYTEQGVIKEFLGNTDQDTVVKHRFSEGIRARYIRFHPTGWHNHISMRVEVYGCKAISCPALFVTFADPPSGMCSSADLSYQTSCSFKCMAGYQLKGSEVRVCQLDKTWSGTPSTCEGNRHI
- the LOC140925216 gene encoding sushi, von Willebrand factor type A, EGF and pentraxin domain-containing protein 1-like: MRFSSVCTFSCPDGFTTDVTAPQTVSRSLTCQLNGEWDAQAPQCHDYRSPTLSCPGPIIIGHTTKGKATGKVSWNIQVTDNSVIVDPNAKITVTSTHQSSQQFPIGATDVQVTASDSTGNTATCSFSVRIEDIEPPIIKQCPGDIVREEEKPEVRVHWTRPVFSDNSGSVTLSSNRQIGELFAVPGTYQIVYTANDPSNNENKNCSFRITLKKKTCPLYPPPRNGALACVSKGGDDTCAVMCQTGTDFEFSVPLLYFCSAGQWSFYSLPGASYDSTLPWPNCTAGVNPSSSIKLWSQQYHYFDGDAHDLNIQASIKDKFYQLLTSPYVPPFFCLFDPECLKNIFVSPGIKG